The genomic segment GAGAGGGATGGGCTTGTTCTTAGTTGACTGATCAACTCGAGTGACTGACAAAACCTGTGTACGACACTCCAGAGATTCGAGGTAAACGAGTGTTTTAAGAAGTAACATTTTTGACTTCAAGGTGCTGTACTGCATGTGTGTAGCCATGTTGTTATCTTCGTGTATTCTCCAGGAACATGGCGACAGAGACCAAGCGCACCGTGTAACCAGGGCAGCAAGATCCAAAGTTTTCGCTTCTATCTTCAACACTCGGGCGAGCACGCAGCCGTCCTCCACATTCTCCAGCAGCACTTGCCAGTGGAGTTCCAAAGGTacaaaaacagctttttatCATGTATGAAATGAACAGGTAAAACATAGATTTTCTTCAATTGATTTGATTGACTCATTTTCCTCTCATGCAACACAGACTGTTGTGGACTAGTTGAAAGAAGAGTTTATCATAACTTGTCTGCTAAACATCccaagaaattaaataaatgaatgaatgggggTCATTTCTGGGACTCAAACGTACCCaaaatacacaataaaataCCATAAGTGTAATGTCCATGAACCAATATTAAATTACCTGGGTTCACAGATTGGGTTAAATTTGTGAAGCAAGGTTCCGCTGTGCGTTTGATTGGTCAGTAGTCAGAATAATGTAATTCTTAGTGTAACTTGATACCGTGTAtgttcttttaataataatattttgtgtgtgtgttggtgcaGAATTGCAGCAGATAAAAGCAGTCTGGGGGTTCTCGGTGTGGGAAGTGGTGGAGGTACGTGATGCTTTTGCCTGACTgtcaatgtccatccatccatccattttctgagccgcttctcctcactagggtcgcgggcgtgctggagccaatcccagctgtcatggggcaggaggcggggtacaccctgaactcctatgtgccctgccaatcgcagggcacataggaacaaacaaccattcgcactcacagtcatgcctacgggcaatttagagtctccaatgaatgcatgtttttgggatgtgggaggaaaccagagtgcccggagaaaacccacgcaggcacggggagaacatgcaaactccacacaggcggggccggggattgaacccgggtcctcagaactgtgaggctgacgctctaaccagtctgtcaccgtgccgccttgactGTCAATGtgatggttattattatttttattgttattatgctctgcaattggctgatgaccagtttaGCATGTACCCTGCTTCTGAACCAACATTACCTAAGATTGGCTCCATTGAGGCCATACAACTCTAACACCATTTCCCGTAACTAGAGTTGTTGcactatatttttttaatacattcaaAGTACTAAAACCCAAGGATTCAAAGTGAATCAGACTCGGCGCTCAGTAATTGTAACTGCAGTTTCTTTTTGTATACTCTGTGCGATCTCGCATTGAAGACCTTTTTTTTGAGACTTTGTGCAGGCGACCTAGATGTCGAGATGCTGTCGCTCCTGCAGTCCACTTTCCCCACTCTTCCCATCACTGCCGACATTGTTGAGGCAAGCACTGAATTTCTTGCCAACTTCAAAGGTATGGACAACACTCAGTCAGGTTTTAGATATTGTAAGttgtagattatttttttctttcccccctgcATCTGCTCAAGCTTCTTCTACGTAGTTAATAAGCTTGTTCAAAACTTTGAAATGAAGTTGCGATGTATGATTTGAATTGGTGGCCGTGTTTACACTGCAACCTTTCACACTTCTATCTGATCACAAAAGACTCAGATTGTACAATTTTTCAATATGACCTTTTCCTCTGTCTAATTGCCTTATACACCCTGttgaaatacacattttctttaatGACCTTTGGATTCTATATTTTCAGCATTGGTAGCAAAGACTGATAACCTTCAGAAGATACCATTTACTTGGCATGTCATGCTTAGTCAGGAGTACAGAATGCAAGTCAAAGATGTGAAGAAATATGACTTCATTCACATGATTCAGGTATAATCCAACAACTAAAAATAGATCTTCCTGTTTGCAATATTTGGCTAGGTTTTCTTCTAACAATCTtggcatttatttaattattcaaaTCAAAGATGACAAAATGTCCCACAGAATTACAATTTTAACTGATTGTTTGTGAAGTGAACTTTCCATCCAATTCTCTGCTTTACAGATGATTTACTTCGTTGACGACCTGACAGAAACCATCAAATTCTACCACAGCCTTCTGAATAAGAATGGCATGCTTATGATCATTGTGGGAAAAGGTgagcaaaccaaaatgtcaatcATCACATCTTGtggttttcatttcaatttacaCTGTAGATTCAGTGTCATTACTTCCGATATCTCTTCCAAGACAAAGCGCTTCaacacaagaacaaaaatgcacaggcttcataaaaaaacacaagagaaCATTTTACCTCGCCAGCAGGTGCATCAACATAGACGACGACACATTTCTTATTTGCTCGGCCGCTTGTTGCTGAGCATAATTTGTGGTGCACAGTCATTTGTTCCCAAAAGCCCAGAGATGAAATTGCCATATGTACAACGTTATGTACACTCGCACAATTTAATGAGATCCAGAAAAAgagttgttttaaaattgtaatactTAGAAACTCCTGTGATGCAGTTTAGCTATATACAACTGCAAACTTAAATGACAATAAGAAGTGCTGTGCGAAATCAGCACCATATTCTTACAATTTTTAATAAGAGTCTTGGTTACATCAGATGATGTTTCAAAGGTCAAGTGAGGGGGCTTGATTTTTAGGTTGGAGGAACAATGTCCTCTTTACTCttaattgaaacaaataaaatcactcCTTACTGACATATGAGCTTCTCCTTATACTGTAATGTTGCgtttcaattcaaatgaatacatGTTGATACAGCCACCGAGGGTTGGGACATTCTCCGGAGGACTTTCTCAAAGGAGCTGTGCTCTGAGGCCCTCCCCGTGTATCGTTCATCCAAAGAGGTCATCGCCTCCGTGAAGACTCTGGGTCTGAAATATGAGGAGCATTGCATCCCCAACACCTTTTGAGATCACCGAGTGCTTTGATCCAAACAGCGAGACCGGACAGCGTGTGCTTCGTTTCATGACATGCGCCGATTTCACGTCGTTCACGCCACAAATAAGAGCTGATATACTGAACCTTCTCGGGAGCAAGTGTAGCACTGAAAAGGAGGGCAAGATACATTTCAACAGTTGTTTGAGCTGTGTATTTGTCCATGCTTGAGCCCGTCTCCGGGAGAGATAAGCATCATTAATCAACTCACTTGGTGAGTAAACTGACCTGTTGTTCAGAACCCCAATTATAATCCATTTAAATTGTTCAATTCAATCTGTTGAGCTAAACGCAACCATATTTGACACAAAATTAGTACTACCAGAAAAGTttaaatttttgtgtgtgtaatcgAATTGCTCTGTGTCACAAAGCCAGTTATTTTGGTGTAAAATCAGCCAATGTTCTCCAGGACAATTGTGGCTTAGGTGCTCATATAAAGTGGGAACTTTTGCAGTGTGACTCAACCTAAAATACTCATTATCAAAAGTAACTTGTACAATTATGCAGTGGCTATAAAGTTTACACACccgtgttcaaatgccaggtttttgtgatataaaaaaattaaaccaagATAGATTTTTAAACTTTCCATGATTAATTTGATCTAAAAGCTATACAGCACAAGATAGATagatcttatatatatatatatatatatatatatatatatatatatattatcaagAGGGGAAGTATAAATAAACTGATGTGGtagcacaagtgtgcacaccctctaatAACTGGGATGGGGGGGGCGGGGACACTATTTGATTTTAAACAATTACACTATTTGAACGTGTCAAGTGATTTTTGAGtggttaaaatgtgtatttcaatCCAGGCAAATATGTCCCTTGAGCTGTATCAATGCAGaccttttttttgcaaagtggtgcaaaatgttcatttcattAAAGATATTCATGATGATTGATTATTTGGTGTATATGCATCATTCATCAGTGTAACTGgcaacaaaatgtaacaaaaaaaaattacattctcCAATGTATTGGATATATCAGATCCTTCCAGTTGGATGGCATTTAGTGCCATTATACAagcactccatccatccattttccgagccgcttctcctcactagggtcgcgggcgtgctggagcatatcccagctatcatcgggcagacataagtgaaataaaagcaaaccattttgaagctgagaggcgagggaaaatcgatcagagctattgcacaaacattgggcatagccaatacaacaatttggaatgtcctgaaaaaaaaagaaaagactggtgtactgagcaacagacatcaaacaggtcAGCCAAGGGCATCAACAGCatttgatgacagaaacattgtgagagctgtgaagaaacacccaaagaaaacagtcagtgacatcactgccaacctccacacggcaggggtgaaggtatcacaatccactgttcgaagaagacttcgagagaagaaatctacaggccataccacaagatgcaaaccactcatcagcaaaaagaaatggaaggccagattggaatttgcaaagaagtacagagctgagccacaaaagttttggaacaaagttttctggactgatgagaccaagattaacctctaccaaagtgatggaaaggccaaagtatgaagaaagaaaggctctgcttatgattcaaaacacacaagctcatctgtgaagcatggtggaggtaatgtcatgacTTGGgtttgcatggctgcttctggaacgggatcactagtctttattgatgatgtaactcatgatggtagcagcagaattaattctgaagtctacaaaacaattttgtctggcaatttacagaaaaatgcatccaaactaatcgggagaagtttcatcatgcaacaagacaatgacccaaaacacactgccaacacaacaaaattgAAGGTCttagtcaatcactggaccttaacccaatagagcatgcattttacctcctgaagaggagactgaatggagaaacccccagaaacaaacaagaactgaaagaggctgcagtaaaggactggaaaagcatttcaaatgaagaatgcaacagtctggtgaagtcagtggttcacaggcttgatgcatctattgcaagtaagggttatgccaccaaatattaacattttcttcactttaaattaatttaataatgtctgttccaatacttttgctctcTTGAAAAGttggtggcttcaaacaaaaggtgctctgtcctgactGGTTTCagacatctagatgtaaataccatgaaataaaagcctgaattctgaacttttgtcttgtattaatcttttgatctgacacccaaatgtcttcagtatacaacaaaaacaaaggaattgaccttgccattccaatacttttgcaggggactatatatattcacatactgtacatacacaagGAGTGTGGGAGGGCTACATTTTATAAGCTTTGCTTTTACCTTTTCAGTTTTAacctgacattttgttttattttgccacTTGTAAGTCTTTTTTAAttggttaaattaaaaaaatctatttcattacatacaatacccattttgataacttctCTGCACAGAACATAGAGTTTCCTTTTTTATTGGGTTACACAGTTGTCATACCtaaaagaaggggggaaaaaaatcactggtTCCTACAGCTTtgcaaactgaaaaataaacaagtgttAA from the Phycodurus eques isolate BA_2022a chromosome 1, UOR_Pequ_1.1, whole genome shotgun sequence genome contains:
- the LOC133414042 gene encoding LOW QUALITY PROTEIN: histamine N-methyltransferase-like (The sequence of the model RefSeq protein was modified relative to this genomic sequence to represent the inferred CDS: deleted 1 base in 1 codon); translated protein: MSLVSDTRELASEPLSNIDVVAVFLWTLASQLAIDNFNISKLRADKWRSTLMRTRPKHRTWRQRPSAPCNQGSKIQSFRFYLQHSGEHAAVLHILQQHLPVEFQRIAADKSSLGVLGVGSGGGDLDVEMLSLLQSTFPTLPITADIVEASTEFLANFKALVAKTDNLQKIPFTWHVMLSQEYRMQVKDVKKYDFIHMIQMIYFVDDLTETIKFYHSLLNKNGMLMIIVGKATEGWDILRRTFSKELCSEALPVYRSSKEVIASVKTLGLKYEEHCIPNTFEITECFDPNSETGQRVLRFMTCADFTSFTPQIRADILNLLGSKCSTEKEGKIHFNSCLSCVFVHA